In Gemmata obscuriglobus, a single genomic region encodes these proteins:
- the solA gene encoding N-methyl-L-tryptophan oxidase yields MSQSFDVIVLGAGGMGSAACFELARRGLKVLGLEQFALVHDRGSSHGHTRIIRTAYAEHPAYVPLARRAFERWYELEQLTEQHLLTECECLNAGPPGSEHVEGVRASVRTHNLVAEELNGAEINRRYPAFRFPAEYRGVVERAAGFLYVEECVRAHLDMAVECGAEIRAEEPVRAWKVTGSGIEVTTDRGTYHAAKLIVTAGAWATKLLADIGVPLRVMRQTLLWFDIGSRAPLFRRDTFPLFIADVPGAPFYGLPAIDPNGLKVARHYGAPELPNPDGVDWNLADADVSALRPLIDEFLPGLGTLKKGQVCMYTVTPDRHFVIDTHPDSPHVVVACGFSGHGFKFASAVGEVLADLAQTGCTKHDITLFRAGRFSEPARG; encoded by the coding sequence GTGTCGCAATCGTTCGACGTGATCGTGCTCGGTGCCGGCGGCATGGGATCGGCCGCGTGCTTCGAGTTGGCCCGGCGCGGGCTCAAGGTGCTCGGGTTGGAGCAGTTCGCGCTTGTCCACGACCGCGGCAGTTCGCACGGACACACGCGCATCATCCGCACCGCCTACGCCGAGCACCCGGCCTACGTGCCGCTCGCGCGGCGGGCGTTCGAGCGGTGGTACGAACTGGAGCAACTCACCGAGCAGCACCTGCTGACGGAGTGCGAGTGCCTGAACGCCGGCCCGCCGGGGAGCGAACACGTTGAGGGCGTGCGCGCCTCCGTGCGGACGCACAACCTCGTCGCCGAGGAGCTAAACGGCGCCGAGATTAACCGCCGCTACCCGGCGTTCCGGTTCCCGGCCGAGTACCGCGGCGTGGTCGAACGGGCCGCGGGCTTCTTGTACGTCGAGGAGTGCGTGCGCGCTCACCTCGACATGGCCGTGGAATGCGGTGCCGAGATCCGCGCCGAAGAGCCCGTTCGTGCGTGGAAAGTCACCGGCAGCGGCATTGAAGTGACGACGGACCGGGGCACTTACCATGCGGCAAAGCTGATCGTGACGGCGGGCGCGTGGGCCACAAAACTGCTCGCGGACATCGGGGTTCCTCTGCGCGTTATGCGTCAGACACTTTTGTGGTTCGACATCGGCTCGCGAGCGCCCCTCTTCCGGCGCGACACGTTCCCACTTTTCATCGCGGACGTTCCCGGCGCGCCGTTTTACGGCCTCCCCGCAATCGACCCGAACGGGCTCAAGGTGGCCCGACACTACGGAGCGCCCGAACTCCCCAACCCGGACGGCGTGGACTGGAACCTGGCAGACGCAGACGTGTCGGCACTGCGCCCGCTGATCGACGAGTTCTTACCGGGACTCGGCACACTGAAGAAGGGGCAGGTGTGCATGTACACGGTCACACCGGATCGGCACTTTGTGATCGACACGCACCCCGATTCCCCGCACGTAGTTGTCGCGTGCGGGTTCTCGGGGCACGGGTTCAAGTTCGCCAGCGCGGTCGGCGAGGTGCTTGCCGATCTAGCACAGACCGGTTGCACGAAACACGACATCACGTTGTTCCGCGCCGGACGCTTTTCAGAACCGGCCCGCGGATGA